A genomic region of Vitis vinifera cultivar Pinot Noir 40024 chromosome 7, ASM3070453v1 contains the following coding sequences:
- the LOC132254050 gene encoding uncharacterized acetyltransferase At3g50280-like, which produces MEGIISFISTTTVRPASPEESTRRIELTPWDLQLLLLGSIKKGLLFLKPTPGPEENGLQTITAIVDHLKTSLSRTLDFFYPLAGRLGTTVNEDDDTTCFFIDCNGAGAQFIHAAAGGVTVADILDPVYVPKIVSSFFPLDGVQNYHGVTQPLLAVQVTELVDGIFVGCSLNHVVGDGKSFWHFFNSWSEISRGPNKISVSPVFKRWFGDDTDYPIRIPRSAMVFDRPITSSPVQEMVFRSAKEKIAGLKARANAEMGIDRISSLQALLAHLWRCTIRTRRLPEDQETSYHLCIDMRTRRRPQMPQQYFGVALQRGTLTMKVGELLGMGLGHVAWQMNKMISTFTEVEATNFLESWAKDPKPISYSTVTMSNAFIMASSPRFNVYGTDFGWGRPVAVRSGGGIKLDGKTTISQGAEEGSIDIEVCSSPETLQAMLEDADFMEAVTASFI; this is translated from the coding sequence ATGGAAGGAATTATAAGTTTCATTTCCACAACTACAGTTAGACCGGCGAGTCCGGAGGAGTCAACCAGGAGGATCGAGTTAACCCCATGGGACCTCCAGTTGCTTCTACTTGGCTCTATCAAAAAGGGCCTTCTCTTTCTCAAGCCGACACCCGGACCAGAGGAGAATGGATTACAAACCATAACTGCTATTGTAGATCATTTAAAGACCTCACTTTCTCGCACTCTGGACTTCTTCTACCCACTCGCCGGCCGCCTTGGTACCACTGTAAACGAAGACGACGACACAACTTGTTTCTTCATCGACTGCAACGGCGCCGGAGCTCAGTTTATCCATGCAGCGGCCGGTGGTGTCACCGTGGCAGATATACTGGACCCTGTCTATGTTCCTAAGATTGTGTCTTCTTTTTTCCCGCTTGATGGAGTTCAGAACTACCACGGCGTTACACAGCCGCTGCTTGCGGTGCAAGTGACGGAGCTGGTGGACGGGATCTTTGTTGGTTGCTCCCTCAATCATGTGGTGGGGGATGGAAAGTCCTTCTGGCATTTCTTCAATTCGTGGTCGGAAATCTCTCGGGGTCCCAATAAAATATCCGTATCTCCTGTTTTCAAGCGTTGGTTTGGGGATGATACCGACTACCCCATACGAATTCCTCGGTCAGCAATGGTCTTTGATCGGCCCATCACATCATCACCAGTTCAAGAAATGGTTTTTCGCTCCgcaaaagaaaaaattgcaGGGTTGAAAGCAAGAGCAAATGCAGAAATGGGCATCGACCGAATTTCTTCTTTACAGGCGCTGCTGGCCCATCTTTGGCGCTGCACAATTCGTACTAGGCGTCTCCCAGAAGATCAAGAGACTAGCTATCATTTATGCATAGATATGAGAACGAGGCGACGTCCACAGATGCCCCAGCAATACTTTGGGGTTGCACTTCAGCGCGGGACCTTAACCATGAAAGTGGGGGAGCTGCTGGGGATGGGTCTGGGTCATGTGGCTTGGCAAATGAATAAGATGATTTCTACCTTCACTGAAGTGGAAGCCACCAACTTCTTGGAATCTTGGGCGAAAGACCCTAAGCCGATTTCATATAGCACCGTCACTATGAGTAATGCTTTTATCATGGCCAGTTCGCCGCGGTTCAACGTGTACGGCACTGATTTTGGTTGGGGAAGGCCAGTTGCTGTTAGAAGTGGAGGTGGGATCAAGTTGGATGGAAAGACCACCATTTCCCAAGGAGCAGAAGAAGGGAGCATTGATATTGAAGTTTGCTCATCGCCTGAGACCTTGCAGGCTATGTTGGAAGATGCAGACTTCATGGAAGCTGTCACTGCTAGCTtcatctaa
- the LOC100245729 gene encoding uncharacterized acetyltransferase At3g50280, whose protein sequence is MEGIISFISTTTVRPASPEESTKRIELTPWDLHVLLLGPITRGLLFLKPTPGPEENGLQTMTAIVDHLKTSLSRTLDFFYPLAGRLGTTVNDDDDTTCFFIDCNGAGAQFIHAAAGGVTVADILDPVYVPEIVSSFFSQDEVQNYQDVTQPLLSVQVTELVDGIFVGCTLNRVLADGKSFWHFFNSWSEISRGSNKISLSPVFKRWFGDDTHYPIRIPQSAMVFERPTTSSPVQEMFFHFSKGKIAGLKARANAEMGTDRISSLQALMAHFWRSTIRARHLPEDQETICTLAIDMRPRRHPQMPQQYFGVAVQGGIVTMKVGELLGMGLGHVAWQMNKIISTFTEVKATNFLKSWAKDPKPATDSTIMMRIALIMAGSPRFNVYGNDFGWGRPVAVRGGGGIKLNGKATSFQGAEEGSIDIEACLSPETLKALMEDAEFMG, encoded by the coding sequence atggaagGAATTATAAGTTTCATCTCAACAACTACAGTTAGACCGGCGAGTCCGGAGGAGTCAACCAAGAGGATTGAGTTAACTCCATGGGACCTCCATGTTCTTCTACTTGGTCCTATCACAAGGGGTCTTCTCTTTCTCAAGCCTACACCCGGACCAGAGGAGAATGGATTACAAACCATGACTGCTATTGTAGATCATTTAAAGACCTCACTTTCTCGCACTCTGGACTTCTTCTACCCACTCGCCGGCCGCCTTGGTACCACTGTAAACGACGACGACGACACCACTTGTTTCTTCATCGACTGCAATGGCGCCGGAGCTCAGTTTATCCATGCAGCGGCCGGCGGTGTCACCGTGGCCGATATACTCGACCCTGTCTATGTTCCTGAGATTGTGTCTTCTTTTTTCTCACAAGATGAAGTTCAGAACTACCAAGACGTTACCCAGCCGCTGCTCTCGGTGCAAGTGACGGAGCTGGTGGACGGGATCTTTGTTGGTTGTACCCTCAATCGTGTGCTGGCGGATGGAAAGTCCTTCTGGCATTTCTTCAATTCGTGGTCGGAAATCTCTCGGGGTTCCAATAAAATATCCCTATCTCCTGTTTTCAAGCGTTGGTTTGGGGATGATACCCACTACCCCATACGAATTCCTCAGTCAGCTATGGTCTTTGAGCGGCCCACCACATCATCGCCAGTTCAAGAAATGTTTTTTCACTTCTCAAAAGGAAAAATTGCGGGGTTGAAAGCAAGAGCAAATGCAGAAATGGGCACCGACCGAATTTCTTCTTTGCAGGCGCTGATGGCCCATTTTTGGCGCTCCACAATTCGTGCTAGGCATCTCCCCGAGGATCAAGAGACTATTTGTACATTAGCAATAGATATGAGACCGAGGCGACATCCACAGATGCCCCAACAATACTTTGGGGTTGCAGTTCAGGGCGGGATCGTAACAATGAAAGTAGGGGAGCTGCTGGGGATGGGGCTGGGTCATGTGGCTTGGCAAATGAACAAGATTATTTCTACCTTCACTGAAGTAAAAGCCACCAACTTCTTGAAATCTTGGGCGAAAGACCCTAAGCCGGCTACAGATAGCACCATAATGATGAGAATTGCTTTGATCATGGCCGGTTCGCCGCGGTTCAACGTATACGGCAATGATTTTGGTTGGGGAAGGCCAGTTGCGGTTAGAGGTGGAGGTGGGATCAAGTTGAATGGAAAGGCCACCAGTTTCCAAGGAGCAGAAGAAGGGAGCATTGATATTGAAGCTTGCTTATCGCCTGAGACCTTGAAGGCTCTGATGGAAGATGCAGAGTTCATGGGATGA
- the LOC100268130 gene encoding protein IN CHLOROPLAST ATPASE BIOGENESIS, chloroplastic isoform X2, translated as MLQVRGESVISPGAKQGLIPLAVPLSKNRSGAVTSLLRWPTAPPGMEMPVVEVRKHGVWLLAKNVDQYIHRILVEEDANHSEKRNDELFHASADAGKKLYRKGGFAESQLLNLDVYLLRKVGLFPDVLERKVMHHFEKGDHVSALVTGEFYTKKKHFPGFGRPFVFNAEVLLKVGRTLEAKDAARGALKTPWWTLGCKYQEVADMAQWEDEQIEYIKEKVTEKGKQEDLQKGKPPAQIALDEAAFLLDLASVEGTWNDFVERIAECYKEAGLHDIARFVLYRD; from the exons ATGCTTCAAGTAAGAG GTGAATCCGTCATTTCTCCTGGAGCCAAGCAAGGGTTGATCCCCCTTGCGGTTCCTCTATCAAAAAACAGATCAG GTGCTGTAACTTCACTCCTGCGATGGCCAACAGCTCCTCCTGG GATGGAGATGCCAGTGGTAGAGGTCCGTAAACATGGAGTTTGGCTTTTAGCCAAAAAT GTAGACCAATATATTCACAGAATCCTGGTTGAAGAAGATGCCAATCACTCAGAGAAAAGGAACGATGAGCTATTTCATGCTTCGGCTGATGCTGGGAAAAAACTTTATAGAAAGGGTGGCTTTGCTGAATCTCAGCTTTTAAACCTTGATGTCTATCTTCTAAGAAAG GTTGGTTTGTTTCCAGACGTTCTAGAACGTAAAGTGATGCACCATTTTGAGAAAGGGGACCAT GTTTCAGCTTTAGTGACTGGGGAGTTCTATACAAAGAAGAAACATTTTCCAGGATTTGGACGGCCATTTGTATTTAATGCAGAGGTTTTGTTGAA AGTTGGACGCACTCTAGAAGCTAAGGATGCTGCTAGAGGGGCACTGAAAACACCATGGTGGACGTTGGGTTGCAAATACCAG GAAGTTGCTGATATGGCACAATGGGAAGATGAGCAAATTGAATACATTAAGGAGAAAGTGACAGAAAAGGGCAAGCAAGAAGATCTACAGAAGGGAAAGCCACCTGCTCAG ATTGCATTGGATGAGGCTGCTTTTCTGTTGGATTTAGCTTCTGTTGAAGggacctggaatgactttgtgGAGCGGATTGCTGAATGTTATAAGGAGGCTGGACTCCATGACATTGCAAGATTTGTGCTATACCGAGACTGA
- the LOC100268130 gene encoding protein IN CHLOROPLAST ATPASE BIOGENESIS, chloroplastic isoform X1, with translation MKMRTGGGLVYQRPRPTALYSLFPSHGRPKFRCSSSYSSSSDHVSFIKDVGATSPPEHLPQLLKMLQVRGESVISPGAKQGLIPLAVPLSKNRSGAVTSLLRWPTAPPGMEMPVVEVRKHGVWLLAKNVDQYIHRILVEEDANHSEKRNDELFHASADAGKKLYRKGGFAESQLLNLDVYLLRKVGLFPDVLERKVMHHFEKGDHVSALVTGEFYTKKKHFPGFGRPFVFNAEVLLKVGRTLEAKDAARGALKTPWWTLGCKYQEVADMAQWEDEQIEYIKEKVTEKGKQEDLQKGKPPAQIALDEAAFLLDLASVEGTWNDFVERIAECYKEAGLHDIARFVLYRD, from the exons ATGAAAATGAGGACTGGCGGCGGACTTGTCTATCAACGCCCACGCCCCACCGCTCTGTACTCGCTATTTCCGAGCCATGGCAGACCCAAGTTTCGGTGCTCTTCCTCTTATTCGTCATCCTCTG ATCATGTATCGTTCATCAAAGATGTGGGTGCAACTTCACCTCCAGAGCATTTGCCGCAGCTGTTGAAAATGCTTCAAGTAAGAG GTGAATCCGTCATTTCTCCTGGAGCCAAGCAAGGGTTGATCCCCCTTGCGGTTCCTCTATCAAAAAACAGATCAG GTGCTGTAACTTCACTCCTGCGATGGCCAACAGCTCCTCCTGG GATGGAGATGCCAGTGGTAGAGGTCCGTAAACATGGAGTTTGGCTTTTAGCCAAAAAT GTAGACCAATATATTCACAGAATCCTGGTTGAAGAAGATGCCAATCACTCAGAGAAAAGGAACGATGAGCTATTTCATGCTTCGGCTGATGCTGGGAAAAAACTTTATAGAAAGGGTGGCTTTGCTGAATCTCAGCTTTTAAACCTTGATGTCTATCTTCTAAGAAAG GTTGGTTTGTTTCCAGACGTTCTAGAACGTAAAGTGATGCACCATTTTGAGAAAGGGGACCAT GTTTCAGCTTTAGTGACTGGGGAGTTCTATACAAAGAAGAAACATTTTCCAGGATTTGGACGGCCATTTGTATTTAATGCAGAGGTTTTGTTGAA AGTTGGACGCACTCTAGAAGCTAAGGATGCTGCTAGAGGGGCACTGAAAACACCATGGTGGACGTTGGGTTGCAAATACCAG GAAGTTGCTGATATGGCACAATGGGAAGATGAGCAAATTGAATACATTAAGGAGAAAGTGACAGAAAAGGGCAAGCAAGAAGATCTACAGAAGGGAAAGCCACCTGCTCAG ATTGCATTGGATGAGGCTGCTTTTCTGTTGGATTTAGCTTCTGTTGAAGggacctggaatgactttgtgGAGCGGATTGCTGAATGTTATAAGGAGGCTGGACTCCATGACATTGCAAGATTTGTGCTATACCGAGACTGA
- the LOC100250876 gene encoding uncharacterized acetyltransferase At3g50280 yields the protein MAGISIISTTTVVPASQNESTQRIELTPWELQLLLLSSIQQGLLFLKPSTPPQENSSIIDHLKTSLSRTLDSFYPLAGRLGATVNDDNTTSFFINCNGAGAQFVHAAAHDVTVADVLEPAYVPRIVLSFFPLHGVRNSAGVSEPLLAVQVTELVDGIFIGCTVNHMVADGTSFWHFFNSWSEASRSSNSISLPPIFKPWFVDDTHYSIQIPQSALVSAIPTTPPLQEKVFHFTKDKIATLKARANAEMGTDQISSSQALLAHLWRSVIRNRGLAEDQETRYNFPIGIRPRLRPPLPQQYFGVAVQPGTVTMKAGELLELGLGHAAWQVNKTVAAYTEEGATKFLESWVKNPKLLGGGTTMINDSLYMSNSPQFHVYGADFGWGKPVAVRSGGGNKLDGKTTFFPGSEEGSIDIQVCLSPETLEAMMEDAEFMEAVTI from the coding sequence ATGGCAGGCATCAGCATCATCTCCACTACTACGGTCGTACCGGCGAGTCAGAACGAGTCAACTCAGAGGATTGAGTTAACTCCATGGGAGCTTCAGCTTCTTCTCCTTAGTTCCATCCAACAGGGTCTCCTCTTTCTCAAGCCTTCAACCCCACCACAAGAGAATAGCAGCATCATAGATCATTTGAAAACCTCTCTCTCTCGCACTCTAGACTCGTTCTACCCACTGGCCGGCCGCCTTGGCGCCACCGTAAACGACGACAATACTACTAGTTTCTTCATCAACTGTAATGGCGCCGGAGCTCAGTTTGTCCATGCTGCTGCGCATGACGTCACCGTGGCCGATGTCCTTGAGCCTGCCTATGTTCCTCGAATCGTCCTTTCCTTTTTCCCACTCCATGGAGTCCGCAACTCTGCAGGCGTCTCCGAGCCACTCCTTGCAGTGCAAGTGACTGAGCTCGTTGATGGGATCTTTATCGGTTGCACTGTCAATCACATGGTTGCAGACGGCACTTCCTTCTGGCATTTCTTCAATTCATGGTCAGAAGCCTCTCGGAGTTCCAATAGCATATCCCTTCCTCCTATTTTCAAGCCTTGGTTTGTGGATGATACCCACTACTCCATACAAATTCCTCAGTCGGCACTAGTCTCTGCTATACCCACTACGCCACCGTTGCAAGAAAAAGTTTTCCACTTCACAAAAGATAAAATCGCTACGCTCAAAGCAAGAGCTAATGCAGAAATGGGCACCGACCAAATCTCCTCTTCGCAAGCCCTCTTGGCCCATCTTTGGCGATCCGTAATTCGTAACAGGGGTCTTGCAGAGGATCAAGAGACTAGATATAACTTCCCAATAGGTATCAGACCAAGGCTGCGTCCACCATTGCCCCAGCAATATTTTGGGGTTGCAGTTCAGCCCGGAACCGTAACGATGAAAGCAGGTGAgttgttggagttgggtttgggtCATGCGGCTTGGCAGGTGAACAAGACTGTCGCTGCCTACACTGAAGAAGGAGCCACCAAATTCTTGGAATCTTGGGTGAAGAACCCCAAGCTGCTTGGAGGTGGGACAACGATGATTAATGATTCTTTGTACATGAGCAATTCTCCGCAGTTCCATGTATATGGTGCTGATTTTGGATGGGGAAAGCCAGTTGCGGTTAGAAGTGGAGGAGGGAACAAGTTGGATGGAAAGACCACCTTTTTCCCGGGATCTGAAGAAGGAAGCATCGATATCCAGGTTTGCTTATCGCCGGAGACCTTGGAGGCTATGATGGAAGATGCAGAGTTCATGGAGGCTGTCACCATTTGA